Genomic segment of Acidimicrobiia bacterium:
TTGCCGTCGACGAGGAACGGCCCCGGGCTCGGTCGCAGGTCCTCGATCTGGAAGGCGTTCTCGCGGTAGAAGTCGCCGATCGCCTGCGGCCCGGCATAGGTGCCGGTGGCGGTGACGAGCTCGCCGTCGTCGGCGAAGCAGGCCTGGACGGCGTCGGC
This window contains:
- a CDS encoding nuclear transport factor 2 family protein; protein product: MSDPAAVARAYFAAITAHDADAVQACFADDGELVTATGTYAGPQAIGDFYRENAFQIEDLRPSPGPFLVDG